Genomic DNA from Myxococcota bacterium:
GACCGGGGCAAGGTTCCTGGCGGCGAGCCTCGCGCTCGCCGCCGCGGGCGGTCCGTCATCCCCGGCGCACGCCGGCTTCGACGATCCCGGGCTCCTGCCCTCGGAGATGGTCGCGTGGGCGACGGGTGTCGACGAGACCGTGCGCGGTCCCCAGGACATCGCCAACCCCACCGGCCCACTCGCCAGTCTGGGCATGCCCGTGATGGCGCTCGGGCCGGCGGCCTTCGACAACATGGATGTCGTCTCCCTGGGAGACGGTGGCCACATCACCGTCACCTTCGATGAGCCCATCGTCGACCTCGAGGGCGACGACTTCGCGGTGTTCGAGAACGGCTTCTTCTCGGGGCCGGGGCTCTTCGCGGAGTTCGCTTTCATCGAGGTCTCGAGCGACGGCGTCTCCTTCGCGCGTTTCCCCTCGGAGACGCTGAACATGACGCCGGTGCCGTCCTTCGCAGTCATCGATCCCTTCGACTACGACTTCGCAGGCGACCAGCCGCTGGGTCTCGGCACGGGCTTCGACCTGGCCGACCTGGCGGGAGATCCGCTGGTCGTCGCCGGGACGGTGGACCTCTTCGACGTGGCCTTCGTGCGGGTGGTCGATGTCGTCGGCAACGGATCGACCGTCGACGCGTTCGGGGCCCCGGTCTACGACCCTTACCCGACGGCGTTCCCGTCGGGCGGGTTCGACCTGGACGCGGTGGGCGTCGTCCACCCGCTGCCCGAGCCCGGCGCCGCAACGGGGCTCGCTGCGAGCGGGCTGGTCCTGCTCGTGCTGCATGGGCGGCGTCGCATCCGCGGGTGCTAGCGCGCGTCCGGCGCCGGCTCCGGGACGGGCCTCTCGTCGTCCTCCTCCTCGGGCTGCCTCTCGCAGGCACGGCCCAGGCGCCCGAGGAGGAGCTCCGCGACGAAGAGCCCGTCGGTGAGATCGTGGTACGGGGCGTGCGGCCCGGCGCGCTCCCCCGCGTTCCCACGGCGTCGAGCGACATCGTGGAGACCGACGACTTCGAGGCCGAGAACAAGACCCTCGCCGAGCTGCTCGACGGGCTGAGTGGCGTTCGGGTACGGCGCTTCGGCGGACGCGGCGAGGCGGCCGAGCTCTCGATCCGGGGATCGACCGCGAACCAGGTGGTCCTCACCCTGGACGGCGTGCCCGTCAACAACGCCCTCACGGGCCTCGCCGACC
This window encodes:
- a CDS encoding PEP-CTERM sorting domain-containing protein; amino-acid sequence: MTGARFLAASLALAAAGGPSSPAHAGFDDPGLLPSEMVAWATGVDETVRGPQDIANPTGPLASLGMPVMALGPAAFDNMDVVSLGDGGHITVTFDEPIVDLEGDDFAVFENGFFSGPGLFAEFAFIEVSSDGVSFARFPSETLNMTPVPSFAVIDPFDYDFAGDQPLGLGTGFDLADLAGDPLVVAGTVDLFDVAFVRVVDVVGNGSTVDAFGAPVYDPYPTAFPSGGFDLDAVGVVHPLPEPGAATGLAASGLVLLVLHGRRRIRGC